The genome window TCCTGTGGTCCCTGCCCGCCTACTTGCTGGTGTCCGCCGGCTGCTATGCACTGGGTACTGTGGGCTATCGCGTGGCCACTTTTCACGACTGCGAGGACGCCGCCCGCGAGCTGCAGGGCCAGATCCAGGAGGCCCGAGCCGACTTGGCCCGCAGGGGGATGCGCTTCTGACACCCTAACCTGATTCCCGCACGGACggcctgctctcccctcccccattaaaGCGCcagtttattttctaactttggtTTGAGTATGGAGTATGGATGATGGGAATTGGGGATTCTGTGTACCAGCTGTTGAGAAGTGAGAGGTAGAAGAGCCACCTTCCTGAGGCTCTCTCAGCCTTTATCTTTGCATTCTGCTGGTACTTCCTCCTATTTGCTCCGAAGGAGGCAAAGACGCCCTTCTCAAGATCTCTCAGAATGGAAAAGTCATTTCATTTTCCTGGTGTTTTTAGCCCTGTTAGGAAGGACTTCTTGACGCCTATTCTTCTTCATAACATCCAAGCTCTGTTCTTTTTAAGGCCTTGCTACGTCTTTACAACTTCTTGGTTCTTTCAGATACCTTTTCTGAGCCAACCCTACCAGCCCAAGAGTAACTGTGGATCAGACAGTTCCCCTCTACCCTTCACCAAACCAGGCAGGTTGACTATCCCTGAACAGAGAACGAGCCTTGATGGGCAAGGGGTAGGGAACAGTTTATTTTAAGGCACATTCTAAAGATTTCATCCGGacctccaaaattaaaaaataaaatcttgaaaaaaaataaaagcgaTTCATCTCCCAGATTCCATCCAGTCTTCTAAATAAAGCCCTTTCTTTAGTCCCTGGATTCTCAAAGCAGTTCTTTTCCTTTACCACAATGCACTTCACCAGTGGAGGTGACCAGCAGGAAGAGCTGAAACAAGGTTTCTTTGGTAGTAAGTTGGCATTAAGGTGCCCAGTGGTCAGGTGAACTCCTTCAGGTTTGTAGAAGTTGATAGTTCCTGTCTTGCTCCTGGGGGTACTTCCAGAAAAGCCAGAAGCGAATGAAGCTGGTGAGGATTCCTGGAAAGTTGGGCACCTGAAATCACAAGGGCTGCTATGAGGAGAGGAGCTGATTTTCCACCTCGTACACTTGTCACCCCGCCCCTGTTCTGCTTACCACAATGTAGGGATCTTTTAGTCGAAACCCATAGAACGTCCAGGAGGCAGAGGTGAGGAGGGTGGCAATGGTGAGTGAAAAGGAGAGACGTTGGGTCGATTTAGTACGAATGACCTTGGCCTGTGGGAAAGGATGAAAGACACTCCTAGCAAGGCACATAGGAAATCTCCCACCTTGCCTAAGAATTTCCTCAGAAGAAAAGTCAAACGTCCTCCCTGATCTTCTGTTACCCAAcctttccctcctgcccccaactCACCCAACTCTACTGCCCCGTCTCCTTCCAGGATTTGGGTCTTTCCTTCCTCTGGAGTATAAGCTACAGTCTCTGGCTATGGGAGACttatcttcctttcctccctggaCACCCCCACTCACCAAGTCAGCTAGTGGTGAGAGGTACATACTGATGGTGAAGACACTGCAGAAGAGGCCCAGCTGCTGAAGCCGGGTCTCAGTGTCGGGCACCAGGAGCCAAAAGTAGCCAAAACCCAGGACAAGGACCCCCAGCAGGGTTGCAGTCTGAAGGAGCACAGCATGCTGCAGAGGAGAGAGTAGCCTTACTTCTGGATGTACCAGGAGCCCTCTCTGACTCTGCTGCTGGAATTAATTCATCCTGCCCTCTCCCATGCTCCAGTTGGGGAGCCAACCTTTGCCCAAGCCTCCAGTATTGCACTTGTCACATCCTCTTTCCCACCAGTGACTTGAGCACATGTCTGATCCACGTATAACCCTGGAGGTTTCTAGGAGAGGGAAAGGTATCTTTTTTTTGGTGAGCTTGCTACACAGACTAGGAGCTTAATGCTTGTGTGAATGGGAAAGCAGAGCGGATCATCTCACTCTCAGCCACTGGCACTGACTTTGAAGCAAGTATGGAGACAAAATCCCTTTCCACTCAGTTTGTTGGGCAGCAAGGCACCATCAGGCTAGGCAGAGCTACCAGCTTTGCCAGAATGGGGGACAATATGTGAGTCTCAGAAGGCTGGCTTCATGGCAGAAGGAGGACTGCAAGGCTGGAGGGGTCTTCCAGGAAAAGTTGGCAGTGCCAGCCTGTTATAGTCTTCTAGGAAACAGTGTTTGCCCTGCCAGCAAGGCAGGGCAGGGCATGCAGCAGAGGAAGGGGCTCTACCTTCCGATGGCAGTAGTACAGATACACCAAGATATACAGGGTCTGAAGCACAGCACCCACGGCGTTGACGACGATTAGCGTCCAGTTTCCCTTCAGGGCCCCATAACTCAGCCAGCTCAGGTTGctgcagggtggaggggagggacaTTCGCCCGCGGGGTTGAGTGTGAGCAGGGGGCCCGAGGGGCCTCGTCCACattcctcctcacccctccccaaccTCCCTCAGACAGCCTTTCCCGCCGCAGGCATCGCCCCTCTCACTTGACATCCGTGGTGAGAAAGGGCAGGAACTGGACACTGTCCACGCTCCGGGTCATCCGCATGTGCTTGAGGTCCGAGCTGTAACGGGGACCCGAAGGCAGGGGGGAGAGGTCGAAAGGGAGAACCAGGCTGCTGGGGCGTCGAAATCCCCGATGCCTGTCATCCTTTCTGGACAACTGCAGACCCCGGCCCTACCCTCAGCACCCTGGCCTTCTCCCTCAGGTAAAGTGACCAGCCTTGCCCTTGTACCCCGGCCCTCTCGACCCGATTCCACTTTGACCCTAGGTTCCAGATGCAGCCTGGGGCTGAGGCCACGtctctgtcccctctctcctttcctgacTTCCTggtcctgccccagcccagcccgtCCGCGCTCTCACAGGCCGGTGGAGAACATGCCGAGAGTGAAGAGCACGCAAGCTCCGGAAAGAAGCGAGTCGGCCAATCCGCCCGCCTCCATCCCTCCCCGAGTCGGATCCCGAGCTCGGCGCCTGCGGCCAGCTAGCAGGAACCGGAGACCGCGACGCCGGAGCCCGCGACGCCGGAGCCCCGCCCCTTTGCGCCCCCGGCTCCGCCCCTGCGCGCTCGGCCGTCCCCCCGGAAACTGAACCGGAACCCGGCCCACCCCTAGAACGTCTAGCAGGagctcaggccccgcccctccgagGGCCTGTCTCGACCTCGCAAGCCTGCTGTCGGCTCGCAGGGTTGCTTGTCTTCCCGTTGCTCTCGGTTTTCTGGCAGGTCTCCTTCCTAAGGCTCCGCGGATTTGTCCCCGGCATCGGCCGCTCCACACTCTCTGCTTACTCCTTAGATCACCCGGACCCCCAGCCTCAACTCACTTTCCCACAGGCCGCGAGCCTACGTGGTAGAACTCAAAAGCTTGCTACGCGGACTTTAACACGCTTTCACGGAGGGCCGGAGCTCAGAACTTAAGTTGCCCAGGGATTGGGAGATTTTTCGCTGTTTGCTGAAGCCTCTTTCCGGTCTCTTCCCTAAGTAACAGGGACTGCCAGGAATCACCAAGTCTTTGTGAGATGCCCTCCCCCTTCAGCCACACTGCCGGCTTTCCGTGACTTGGCCAATCCACTGGACAAACGTATATCACCGACCCCCCCTAGTCCAACCAACTTGCTGCCGGGAACTTTCCCTCCCAGCTTCCCACACATCTCTGCTGGTGCGGCTGTGGGGCGAGCCGCATGCCTCAGCTGGCAGGCGTTCCGAGCTGCTGCCGTGACTCACCCAAGAGCCTGAGTACCTGAACAGTACGCCAAAGCCCAGCGCTGAGAGGGTGCGAGTGGGGCGGAGGTTGGACAGGATGAACTTCCAGAGTGGGGTGCAGCCTAGAACCCGAGAGACTGATGTGGGGAGCACCCCTGTCCTGGACAACCCTCAGAGGAGGAAACACCCCACCCTTGTGGGCTGGTGAGGGGCATGTATTCTTttcagagagaggggaaaaaactcAAACCCAATTGCTACCGACATAGCACAGAGCCTAGCAGCAGCAGGGACTCAATGGTCTTAAATTAGGATGGAAGGGCAGAAAAGCATgtccaaaaaaccaaacacattgCTTTATTTTGAGACAAAGAACATTGTATAAAAAAACTCCAGTTGTAGAAATCAGCAGACACACATCTAATTCATATACAGATTCTGTACTCGTGGGCCCTGCCCTTCAGCCTACAGTCAGTCTAGGCACAGACTCTGTGCACATGGGCACTGCCCTTACAGCTACACTCTAAGAACAGGTTGGCACAGCCCCCCTGCTGGCGCAGCTCTGTGGAGTGATGCCCCAGGGTGGGAGAGGATGTAGTGCCTGGCTACAGTCCTCTCCGTGGCACCTCCACAGAGGAAAGTCTTGGGGGAGATGCTGGGTCAGCCCAAGCATGCTGCCTCTCCTGTCCCTGGCTCCCAAGCAGAAAACTGTCTCTTGCTTTTCCTTCAGAGCCATCCTGGCTCTCTCTGGGAGGGACATCTTTGCCAAGCTCAGTGTCCATCCATGTAAGCCCAAGCTCCTTTCAGCTCGGCTCCCACAGTGCCCTTCTTAAGAGGCCATGTCCACACAGCTCGTTTCTTTGGCTTAAGGGCAGGAATGGAGGGGAAAGGACTGTCTCCACTTCTTTGTCCATCCCTCTGAGGTGGAGGCGAGGATGGCACTGTCAGGCTTGCTGACCTCCTTTGGGTTGAAAGCTTTAATACTGACCCGTTTTGAGGCTGCTGGGTGGCAGCTTGTGCATGTGGTAGGAGTGGTTCCCAGGACTAGGGCTTTGGGAGGGGCCCCAGGCAGGTGAGGGAAGCCCGCCCTGCCCCCTCAGCCCAGTTCCAGTTCTTACAGTGTATGCGGCATACACCTTCATGGGGTTTGCAGCAGCAGGAATGGCAGGAGCAGCACAGCCCAGGCGAGTGGGAAGAGGCGGGGGGCGGCACTGTGACCAATGCTATGTAGAACCTGCACCTCTGGGTCGTCTGCAAGGTGAGAGGGCAGAGGCCCCCAAGGTGAGCGGCCCCCCTATTTGGCACTGGCCCTCAGCCCAGCGAGGtttcccctgcccctgcctggcaAAAGAGCCACCTCCTGTACCCAACCTCTTCAAGCAGACCCCCTATTGTGCCCCAGGCCCAGTTTGCTCCAGCCACCTACCTGCTGGAAGTCTCTTCTCCTGTGCATTGGCATGGGCCTGAGGACTGTGAGCTGAAAGATAAGGGTGGTCTTAGGCCAGGTACTTGGTACACCAAGGAGGCAGAGGGGTGGGAATGCTGGGTGGGCCAGGCAGTGGGACTTCCCAACCATCCCAGATCACTAGACCAGGCCCAGCATAGGGATGCAGCAAGGAGGCCCACAAGGCTGTGACACTCACTGATTTTGCCATTGACGTTCACCTTCAACCTCAAGCACTGGTCTTCCTGGTAGTGGATGGGTTTGGCTACAAAATAAATCCAGAGAGTGATAAGGAAGGAAacttttttggaagaaaatataagcGTAAATGCCTCTGACCCTGCTTTCTCAGTCCCTACTCATTTTAATCCCTCTCTTCCCTCTAATCTTTGATTCTCACCTTCCTTAGTTTTTGCCCACTTTCTGCCCCAAGTTCAGTCCAAGCTCCCATTCTTGGGAATAACCCCTGACTTTGGAGGTGGTGGTAAAAAGAACATAGACACTGTCCCCTCCCTACAGCCCATCCTCCACTCCTCCCAGCCTGATGTTGGGGCAACCTGCACAATATGTTCCCCTTACCCGGCCACTTTGTCCTCGCCCTGCCTAAGCCCCACTGACAGGGTGAGGCCTGGATTCATTCTATACAAAGTTGATCTCACAACTTGTAAAATCCACCAGTGGCTCTCCACTGccctcaggataaagtccaaactccttagcacTTCTTAGGCCCCCATGCTCTACCCTGTCTACTTCTCCAAGCTTCTATCTCCCCACTTCCAAGTGTCCCTCCTGCTCCAGTCAGTCTGAACCATATGAAGTTCCCCGAAGATGTCATGCTCTCTTTGCACATGTCCCCTTGTTTGGCCAGCTCCTCTGTCTGTCCTAAACTCTTGGGTCATCTTCCCCAGGAAGCTTTCTCTGaggtgcccccccaccccagactaGCAGGTACTCAAGTCATTTCCGCAGGGCCCCTGAGCTCatatctaccatatgaccc of Physeter macrocephalus isolate SW-GA unplaced genomic scaffold, ASM283717v5 random_40, whole genome shotgun sequence contains these proteins:
- the DPM3 gene encoding dolichol-phosphate mannosyltransferase subunit 3 — encoded protein: MTKLAQWLWGLALLGSTWAALTMGALGLELPSSCREVLWSLPAYLLVSAGCYALGTVGYRVATFHDCEDAARELQGQIQEARADLARRGMRF
- the SLC50A1 gene encoding sugar transporter SWEET1 isoform X1, giving the protein MEAGGLADSLLSGACVLFTLGMFSTGLSDLKHMRMTRSVDSVQFLPFLTTDVNNLSWLSYGALKGNWTLIVVNAVGAVLQTLYILVYLYYCHRKHAVLLQTATLLGVLVLGFGYFWLLVPDTETRLQQLGLFCSVFTISMYLSPLADLAKVIRTKSTQRLSFSLTIATLLTSASWTFYGFRLKDPYIVVPNFPGILTSFIRFWLFWKYPQEQDRNYQLLQT
- the SLC50A1 gene encoding sugar transporter SWEET1 isoform X2, whose product is MRMTRSVDSVQFLPFLTTDVNNLSWLSYGALKGNWTLIVVNAVGAVLQTLYILVYLYYCHRKHAVLLQTATLLGVLVLGFGYFWLLVPDTETRLQQLGLFCSVFTISMYLSPLADLAKVIRTKSTQRLSFSLTIATLLTSASWTFYGFRLKDPYIVVPNFPGILTSFIRFWLFWKYPQEQDRNYQLLQT
- the EFNA1 gene encoding ephrin-A1 isoform X1, yielding MPRFRNEDYTVHVQLNDYLDIICPHYEDDSVADAAMERYTLYLVEREQYQLCQPQSKDQVRWQCNQPSARHGPEKLSEKFQRFTPFTLGKEFKEGHSYYYISKPIHYQEDQCLRLKVNVNGKISECHSLVGLLAASLCWAWSSDLGWLGSPTAWPTQHSHPSASLVYQVPGLRPPLSFSSQSSGPCQCTGEETSSRRPRGAGST
- the SLC50A1 gene encoding sugar transporter SWEET1 isoform X3 codes for the protein MEAGGLADSLLSGACVLFTLGMFSTGLSDLKHMRMTRSVDSVQFLPFLTTDVNNLSWLSYGALKGNWTLIVVNAVGAVLQTLYILVYLYYCHRKAKVIRTKSTQRLSFSLTIATLLTSASWTFYGFRLKDPYIVVPNFPGILTSFIRFWLFWKYPQEQDRNYQLLQT